A part of Chloroflexota bacterium genomic DNA contains:
- a CDS encoding adenosine deaminase: MTLQQFIQQMPKVELHLHIEGTLEPELMVALAQRNQIELPFKSVQEVREAYHFTNLQSFLDIYYQGAQVLVHEQDFYDLMWAYMKKASEQNVRHAEIFFDPQTHTDRGIPFKTVIGGLTHAMEDAEQQLGITSELILCFLRHLSPEAAMKTLEDAYPYRDRILGVGLDSSEKGRPPELFTEVFEKAKEQGYLTVAHAGEEGPAEYVWEAINLLDVKRIDHGVRSIEDPKLIDYLVVHKIPLTVCPLSNIKLCVFDEMGQHNIKQLLDLGVRVTVNSDDPAYFGGYMNENFLATQAGLDLSKKDLYQISRNAIEAAFVDEDRKQALLDELSDFHQQNLT, encoded by the coding sequence ATGACGCTACAACAATTTATCCAACAAATGCCCAAGGTGGAACTTCACCTTCATATCGAAGGGACGCTGGAGCCGGAGTTGATGGTTGCTTTGGCGCAGCGCAACCAAATCGAACTGCCCTTTAAGTCCGTACAGGAAGTGCGCGAAGCCTATCACTTCACGAACCTGCAATCCTTCCTGGATATTTATTACCAGGGCGCGCAGGTTTTGGTCCATGAGCAGGATTTTTATGACCTGATGTGGGCTTACATGAAAAAGGCCAGCGAACAAAACGTGCGTCATGCGGAAATTTTCTTTGACCCGCAGACTCACACCGACCGCGGTATTCCTTTTAAGACTGTGATTGGCGGCCTTACCCACGCGATGGAAGATGCTGAGCAACAATTGGGGATCACCTCAGAATTGATCCTTTGTTTTCTGCGCCATCTCAGCCCGGAAGCAGCCATGAAAACTCTTGAAGATGCTTATCCCTATCGAGATCGGATTTTGGGGGTGGGGCTGGACTCATCTGAGAAGGGCCGACCGCCGGAACTCTTCACCGAAGTGTTTGAGAAGGCTAAAGAACAAGGCTACCTGACTGTGGCACACGCAGGCGAAGAAGGTCCTGCGGAATATGTCTGGGAAGCGATCAACCTGCTGGATGTGAAACGCATTGACCACGGCGTTCGCTCAATCGAGGACCCCAAGCTGATCGATTACCTGGTGGTACATAAAATTCCGCTGACAGTCTGTCCGCTTTCTAATATCAAACTGTGTGTGTTTGATGAGATGGGGCAGCATAATATCAAGCAGCTGCTGGATCTGGGTGTGCGGGTGACGGTCAATTCCGATGACCCGGCCTATTTCGGCGGGTATATGAACGAGAACTTCCTGGCCACGCAGGCCGGGCTGGACCTCTCCAAGAAAGACCTTTACCAGATCAGCAGGAATGCCATCGAAGCCGCTTTTGTGGATGAGGACAGAAAACAGGCGCTGCTGGATGAGCTGTCAGATTTCCATCAACAAAACCTGACCTGA
- a CDS encoding SPFH/Band 7/PHB domain protein, producing the protein MFSNFSLVPILIAILVIIVIFLLASSIHVIPEYQRLIVFRLGRSIGERGPGFVMLIPVVDKAVNVDLREQVREIPVQTSITKDNAPISIDFLWFYKVIEPIKTVLQVGNFELAAQGIATTTLRSVIGSIMLDSVLSEREQINNALRTRLDEVTERWGVKVTNVEIREIIPPREVQESMNRQLAAERVRRAAVTESLGHREAAVNVADGQKQAAILEAEGHKQAQILKAEGYAQALDSIYKVAQAVDSKTMTLKYFDTLKDMGANPSTKYIFPMEFTSMLEDFVKGRKNEA; encoded by the coding sequence ATGTTCAGTAATTTTTCACTTGTCCCGATTTTGATCGCCATTTTGGTGATCATAGTCATTTTTCTTTTAGCGAGTTCCATCCACGTCATCCCTGAATATCAGCGGTTGATCGTGTTTCGACTGGGTCGCAGCATTGGTGAACGCGGCCCTGGTTTTGTGATGCTTATCCCGGTGGTGGATAAGGCAGTCAATGTGGACCTGCGTGAGCAAGTGCGTGAGATCCCTGTCCAGACCTCCATTACAAAAGACAACGCACCAATCTCAATTGACTTCCTGTGGTTCTATAAAGTTATTGAACCCATCAAGACCGTTTTGCAGGTCGGCAATTTTGAGTTGGCTGCTCAGGGTATCGCCACAACAACCCTGCGTTCAGTGATCGGCAGCATTATGCTCGACAGCGTCCTTTCGGAACGGGAGCAGATCAACAACGCCTTGCGTACCCGTCTGGACGAGGTGACGGAGCGCTGGGGCGTCAAGGTGACGAATGTTGAAATCCGTGAGATTATCCCACCCCGAGAGGTGCAGGAATCGATGAACCGCCAGCTCGCTGCAGAACGCGTCCGCAGAGCAGCTGTAACAGAATCCTTAGGTCACCGTGAAGCTGCGGTCAACGTGGCTGACGGGCAGAAACAGGCCGCGATCCTGGAAGCTGAAGGCCATAAGCAGGCCCAAATCCTAAAAGCTGAAGGCTATGCTCAGGCTCTGGATAGCATCTATAAGGTGGCGCAGGCTGTGGATTCCAAAACCATGACCCTGAAGTATTTCGATACTTTGAAGGACATGGGCGCTAATCCTTCCACCAAGTACATTTTCCCGATGGAATTTACTTCCATGCTGGAGGATTTCGTCAAGGGCCGTAAAAACGAAGCTTAA
- a CDS encoding TIR domain-containing protein: MAIPGWLIFLLACVLVSVVLILIFKYDLRFDPTIDPTYYADFPAINKTISIVKLIPRFIAISTLLAWMVSLIYNAAAGKLGWTTFPNLTMASFKKFAFIQQDVFWTVAAGAAGFIGVWDMILCARVPIQHKLKKSSASKRTRRVADDTPRDDQNRWDVFISYKSEDVHLARRIANQLVASGLQVWFNEYRVLLQNFDQFQDAIDFGIAHSDWAICLTNNRYIGSPYCRIEMEQLLDKLPSDNILEIMIPKEDLPHQKYQALDNCPAFVGSDLRDILSFIQYQTGWAVKSLIPEVVETDHRTHVSACMLRDVILDITDWRVTEPGKEMMGTTDLLAMEYLPRKEKYSLHVNLVCGQEYARQGNRLGQAIDDRQMFNLLRQHAEKHTSRLKAKVHGLHLIFHEGLSQFAITYRMFGYWTRKYSIVFPNPVTNQNAEFVFTFGFNGSYKEYCENVFVMDRLVESLQWK, encoded by the coding sequence ATGGCGATTCCGGGGTGGTTGATCTTCTTACTTGCCTGTGTGCTTGTTTCAGTTGTATTAATTCTCATTTTTAAGTATGACCTGCGCTTTGACCCAACAATAGATCCAACATATTATGCGGATTTTCCGGCAATCAATAAAACCATCTCCATTGTGAAGTTGATCCCGCGATTCATCGCCATTTCAACCTTACTGGCCTGGATGGTTTCACTGATCTATAACGCCGCTGCAGGCAAGTTGGGTTGGACAACTTTTCCCAATTTGACCATGGCAAGCTTTAAGAAGTTCGCATTCATCCAGCAGGATGTCTTCTGGACTGTCGCTGCCGGCGCAGCCGGTTTTATCGGTGTATGGGATATGATCCTCTGCGCCCGGGTGCCCATCCAGCACAAACTGAAGAAATCGTCCGCTTCCAAGCGTACGAGGCGGGTGGCAGATGATACGCCCCGTGACGATCAGAACCGCTGGGATGTCTTTATCAGCTATAAGAGTGAAGATGTTCATCTTGCAAGGCGCATCGCCAACCAGCTGGTTGCTTCGGGCCTGCAGGTTTGGTTCAATGAATATCGTGTATTGCTGCAAAACTTCGATCAATTTCAGGATGCGATTGATTTCGGTATTGCTCATTCGGACTGGGCTATCTGTCTGACGAACAATCGCTATATTGGCTCCCCATATTGCCGGATAGAGATGGAACAACTTCTCGATAAGCTTCCTTCCGATAATATTTTAGAGATCATGATCCCCAAGGAAGATTTGCCCCATCAAAAATATCAGGCGCTGGATAATTGCCCGGCTTTTGTGGGCAGCGACCTCCGTGATATATTGTCGTTTATTCAATATCAAACCGGTTGGGCGGTCAAATCTCTGATTCCTGAGGTTGTCGAAACCGATCATCGCACGCACGTTTCAGCCTGTATGCTGCGGGACGTCATTTTGGATATCACTGATTGGCGGGTCACGGAGCCAGGTAAAGAGATGATGGGAACAACAGACCTGTTGGCTATGGAGTACCTTCCCCGGAAAGAAAAATACAGCTTACATGTCAATTTGGTGTGCGGTCAGGAATATGCTCGTCAGGGCAATCGCCTGGGGCAGGCCATTGACGATCGGCAAATGTTCAATTTGTTGCGGCAGCATGCTGAGAAGCATACCAGCCGTTTGAAAGCGAAAGTCCACGGGCTGCACCTCATTTTCCATGAAGGGTTGAGCCAGTTTGCCATTACCTATCGCATGTTTGGTTACTGGACTCGGAAGTATTCGATTGTCTTCCCAAATCCCGTTACCAATCAGAACGCTGAATTTGTTTTCACCTTTGGCTTCAATGGGTCTTACAAAGAATATTGTGAGAACGTCTTTGTTATGGATCGCCTGGTGGAATCCCTGCAGTGGAAGTGA
- a CDS encoding cupin domain-containing protein, with amino-acid sequence MKSTLLPKYPDAKSPAGADIRYLMDGKTGNMIHSTVPPRQINRATVHATVSEFWYVLEGRGEIWRDDGVESCITDLLPGTSIDIPVGTAFQYRNVSDEDLKFICVSMPRWPGDKEATFIEGKWQPTAHLLGGII; translated from the coding sequence ATGAAATCGACATTGCTTCCCAAGTATCCAGACGCTAAATCGCCTGCTGGGGCAGATATTCGTTACTTGATGGATGGGAAAACAGGCAACATGATTCATAGTACGGTTCCACCTCGTCAAATCAATCGAGCAACGGTCCATGCAACGGTTAGTGAATTTTGGTATGTGTTAGAGGGGCGCGGTGAGATTTGGAGAGATGATGGCGTAGAAAGTTGCATTACTGACCTGCTACCCGGAACATCCATTGATATTCCTGTTGGCACGGCCTTTCAATACCGGAATGTTTCAGATGAAGACTTGAAATTCATTTGTGTTTCCATGCCACGCTGGCCGGGTGACAAGGAAGCAACGTTTATTGAAGGGAAGTGGCAGCCGACAGCTCATTTGTTGGGCGGGATCATATGA
- a CDS encoding glycosyltransferase family 2 protein: MKNNLLSVVVPIYNEEEALRQFLPPLIAYCRDMKWTLVLINDGSTDGTKSILEEYEPNPDVVIFHHGINHGYGGALKTGISKATTEYIVTMDADGQHNPEDVVPLLQLAINKQADLVVGSRPPEFLSSSFRSIGKWLIHCFARFLMPLPIKDLNSGFKLYRTDLVQKYIELCPDSMAFSDIITLIFINQRHLVLEHPISINKRIAGKSTISVHTAFDTVVNILNIAMMFKPLRFFLPLSFIFILLGISWGLPIIIMGRGLSVGSTLAIFTGLLFFVIGLIANQLSAMRLQLINSKS; this comes from the coding sequence ATGAAAAACAATTTACTTTCAGTTGTCGTTCCAATCTATAACGAGGAAGAGGCTTTACGGCAGTTTTTGCCTCCCCTAATTGCATATTGCCGGGATATGAAGTGGACTTTAGTATTGATCAACGATGGATCAACAGATGGAACAAAATCGATACTTGAAGAATATGAACCGAACCCTGATGTAGTTATTTTCCATCATGGTATTAATCATGGTTATGGGGGTGCGTTGAAAACGGGTATATCAAAAGCTACAACCGAGTACATAGTTACAATGGACGCTGATGGGCAACACAATCCGGAAGATGTCGTACCCCTGTTACAACTAGCAATAAATAAACAGGCTGATCTAGTTGTGGGTTCTCGCCCTCCTGAATTTTTATCCAGCTCTTTTCGATCAATTGGAAAATGGCTCATCCATTGTTTTGCTCGTTTTCTTATGCCCCTTCCTATCAAGGACTTAAATTCCGGTTTCAAACTATATAGAACAGATCTTGTGCAGAAGTATATCGAGTTATGCCCAGATTCTATGGCTTTTAGCGATATCATAACCCTCATTTTCATTAATCAACGTCATCTTGTTTTGGAGCATCCGATTTCAATCAATAAAAGAATTGCGGGAAAAAGCACTATTAGCGTCCATACCGCTTTTGACACCGTTGTTAATATCCTCAATATTGCTATGATGTTCAAACCTTTAAGGTTTTTCTTGCCTCTATCTTTTATCTTTATTCTTTTGGGTATTAGTTGGGGGCTCCCCATTATTATTATGGGTAGAGGATTAAGCGTAGGTTCGACATTAGCTATTTTCACTGGCTTATTGTTTTTTGTGATTGGCTTGATCGCAAACCAATTATCTGCAATGCGATTGCAGTTAATCAATTCAAAATCATAA
- a CDS encoding YifB family Mg chelatase-like AAA ATPase, producing the protein MLARVNSCAVIGLDGVIVEVEVDTGGGLPKMVIVGLPDAAVQESRERVQSAVKNAGFYYPRKKLTVNLAPASVRKEGPAYDLPIAVGVLIATNQLDPESVEDALIIGELSLDGGVRHVKGVLPMAALARQEGYKTVIVPEVDAAEAALIPDITVIPAPTLNALYDHLSGMALLTPAEPPDHHPENILVETDFSEIKGQEHVKRALEVAAAGGHNLLMIGPPGAGKTLMARALPSILPAMTIDEALDVTRIYSVADLLPSDVPLVRARPFRAPHHTISHAGLVGGGNWPHPGEISLAHRGVLFLDELPEFSSKVLEVLRQPLEDKVVTISRAQGSLTFPANFQLAAAMNPCPCGYYGDPTRPCTCSSTAVTRYQKRISGPLMDRIDIHIQVPRVEYQKLRELKPGESSAEVRARVEAARERQRTRFEGTDIASNADMRPAQIRQYCALDEECQTLMKTAMRQLQLTARAYHRVLKLARTIADLAGAETISQVHLAEALQYRPKLELM; encoded by the coding sequence ATGTTGGCCAGAGTAAATTCTTGTGCGGTCATCGGCCTGGATGGCGTCATCGTTGAAGTGGAAGTGGATACCGGGGGCGGGCTGCCGAAGATGGTCATTGTTGGTTTACCCGATGCGGCCGTACAGGAAAGCCGCGAACGGGTCCAATCGGCGGTGAAGAATGCTGGCTTTTACTATCCCCGTAAGAAATTAACTGTAAATCTCGCACCAGCCTCAGTGCGCAAGGAAGGCCCTGCTTATGACTTGCCGATTGCCGTGGGGGTGCTGATTGCTACTAACCAGCTGGACCCCGAGTCTGTGGAAGATGCCCTGATCATTGGTGAGCTGTCCTTGGATGGCGGCGTGCGGCATGTGAAGGGTGTTCTGCCAATGGCCGCACTGGCCCGTCAGGAAGGGTATAAGACGGTGATCGTGCCGGAAGTGGATGCTGCTGAGGCTGCCCTCATCCCGGATATCACGGTCATCCCTGCACCAACCTTAAATGCCCTCTATGACCATCTGAGCGGCATGGCGCTGCTGACACCGGCTGAACCACCTGACCATCACCCCGAGAATATCCTCGTCGAAACGGATTTCAGTGAGATCAAGGGGCAGGAGCACGTCAAGCGCGCTCTGGAAGTTGCCGCCGCTGGGGGCCATAACCTGCTGATGATTGGTCCACCTGGCGCAGGAAAAACCCTGATGGCCCGGGCCCTGCCTTCCATTCTGCCGGCGATGACGATTGACGAAGCGCTGGACGTGACCCGAATCTACAGTGTGGCGGATCTGCTGCCATCGGATGTACCCCTGGTGCGGGCCCGGCCTTTCCGGGCGCCGCATCACACCATCAGCCATGCCGGACTGGTGGGCGGGGGCAATTGGCCGCATCCCGGCGAGATCAGCCTGGCACACCGCGGGGTGCTGTTTCTGGATGAGCTGCCCGAGTTCAGTTCGAAGGTGCTGGAGGTGTTACGGCAGCCGCTGGAGGACAAGGTCGTGACGATCAGCCGTGCGCAAGGGTCGCTGACCTTTCCAGCTAATTTCCAACTGGCCGCAGCGATGAATCCCTGCCCCTGTGGTTATTATGGCGATCCGACTCGTCCCTGTACCTGTTCCTCCACCGCCGTGACCCGCTATCAGAAGCGGATCTCAGGCCCTTTAATGGACCGGATCGATATCCATATTCAGGTGCCAAGAGTGGAATATCAAAAGCTGCGGGAACTCAAGCCTGGCGAAAGTTCAGCAGAAGTTCGTGCCAGGGTGGAAGCAGCCCGAGAAAGGCAGCGAACCCGTTTTGAGGGGACGGATATCGCCAGTAACGCGGACATGCGCCCAGCGCAGATCAGACAGTATTGCGCCCTGGATGAAGAATGCCAAACGTTGATGAAAACGGCGATGCGCCAGCTGCAGCTGACCGCGCGAGCCTATCACCGGGTGTTGAAGCTAGCCCGGACGATTGCCGACCTGGCAGGAGCGGAGACGATCAGCCAGGTGCATTTGGCTGAGGCGCTGCAGTACCGGCCAAAGTTAGAATTGATGTGA
- a CDS encoding DUF4405 domain-containing protein, translating to MNKKQKTNWWIDLLLFISFLTTFFLQFTGLIVHQWIGIVSIAITAFHPLLHKDWVKTIFNRFFQKRFGKARQNFVIDLTILVGFAVIGLTGVVMSTWLNLPLPAYDIWQQVHITGSVATLVLIIIKIGLHMHWIEQTTRKILAGVFTFPAKKLAPQPIEADGIVEQRRYT from the coding sequence ATGAATAAGAAACAGAAAACCAACTGGTGGATTGATTTACTCCTGTTCATCAGTTTTCTAACCACCTTTTTCCTACAGTTCACCGGGCTGATCGTCCATCAATGGATCGGGATTGTCAGCATCGCCATTACAGCCTTCCACCCCTTGCTTCATAAGGACTGGGTGAAAACAATCTTCAATCGGTTCTTCCAAAAACGCTTTGGGAAAGCCCGTCAAAATTTTGTCATCGACCTGACGATCCTAGTCGGTTTTGCCGTGATCGGGTTGACAGGTGTGGTGATGTCCACTTGGCTGAACCTGCCCTTGCCTGCTTATGATATTTGGCAGCAAGTGCATATCACAGGCTCCGTGGCCACTTTGGTGCTGATCATAATCAAGATTGGTCTGCACATGCACTGGATTGAGCAAACCACCCGAAAGATACTGGCGGGCGTTTTTACTTTTCCAGCGAAGAAGCTGGCTCCACAGCCCATCGAGGCTGACGGAATCGTTGAACAACGACGATATACCTGA
- a CDS encoding molybdopterin-dependent oxidoreductase: MNQIIHITVNGQAYSISIEPGEKLVDILRNRLHLTGTKVGCGEGQCGTCTVLLDGRPVKSCLFPAERADGKAILTIEGLAEVVNGVRRLHPLQRAFVDYGAVQCGFCTPGQIMASFALLENNQNPSSEDIHKALKRNLCRCGSYPSIEKAILAAAESLRTGEAVKPPEVTNSVRPGKVVGRMEVRPDAVDKVTGEAVFTDDLVFDGMLFARVKRALVPHGILTKLDVTRARAFPGVVAVLTAEEIPGSHVHGLVFPDWPVMVGVGEQVSYEGDAIAILAAETQAIVDQAIELIEVEIDPLPVVSSPVQACEDDAPKVRETGNLMEHIKVRKGDLAQGFADADLVIEETFTTPTMDHAFMEPECSVAVPTEDGRMTVYVASQIPYEDRRQVAEVLNWPLEQVHIAGQTMGGGFGGKEDIAGQIHAALLANATGRPVKLLFDRRESLLVHPKRHATQITVKLGVEQDGHLTAAKTLLYGDTGAYASLGDKVMTRATTHSAGCYVIPHTKADCYAMFTNNPPSGAFRGFGVIQATFAIESMMDMLARELGLDPFEFRRMNALRTGTRTNTNQLLVDSVGLVECIDKVEAKLHEVAGELPFEPERITRDGDEFVRTWGVAAAFKNTGLGSGADDSSGAVVELLPNGQYDVRSSAAELGQGLVTVLRMIVAEELDADPADVQVHVMDTDNAPDGGPTTASRQTYVTGNASKFAARAFRRKVAQFLADHYEVDEADISFIDSRVTVGEKSLDLQALYQLLVSEGVTPEETYRYSAPATEPLGTDGDIHFAFSFAVQAVQIEINLGTGEIKVLHVITANDAGEVINPLGFNAQIEGGTVMGVGHALMEEVLLEEGHNLSEGFRQYHIPGIMDTPKIDTFPVEVPTNDGPYGAKGIGEIVSIPTPPAIANALYNAIGLRVHSLPIKAETVQEFLKHSKD, encoded by the coding sequence ATGAACCAAATCATCCACATCACTGTCAATGGACAGGCGTATTCTATATCCATTGAACCTGGCGAAAAACTTGTTGATATCTTACGCAATCGACTGCACCTGACCGGTACCAAGGTCGGGTGCGGAGAGGGGCAATGCGGTACGTGTACGGTCCTCCTGGATGGGCGGCCGGTCAAGTCCTGTTTGTTCCCGGCTGAACGGGCGGATGGCAAAGCGATTCTGACCATTGAGGGGCTGGCCGAGGTGGTGAATGGCGTCCGACGTCTGCACCCCTTGCAAAGAGCCTTTGTTGATTATGGTGCGGTGCAATGCGGCTTCTGTACACCAGGCCAGATTATGGCTTCCTTTGCCTTGCTGGAGAACAATCAAAATCCATCATCAGAAGACATTCATAAAGCTCTGAAACGTAATCTTTGCCGCTGCGGCAGTTATCCATCCATTGAGAAGGCCATCCTCGCTGCGGCTGAATCGCTGCGGACCGGTGAGGCGGTGAAGCCCCCAGAAGTGACAAATTCCGTCCGCCCCGGTAAAGTTGTGGGTCGAATGGAAGTGCGCCCGGATGCAGTTGACAAAGTGACCGGGGAAGCTGTGTTTACCGATGACCTCGTTTTTGATGGGATGCTCTTCGCCAGGGTGAAAAGGGCATTGGTGCCGCACGGTATTCTGACCAAGCTGGATGTGACCCGAGCACGCGCGTTTCCTGGTGTGGTTGCAGTTCTGACAGCGGAGGAAATTCCTGGATCGCATGTCCATGGTCTGGTCTTCCCGGATTGGCCGGTGATGGTTGGGGTGGGGGAACAGGTCAGCTATGAAGGAGACGCTATTGCCATCCTCGCAGCTGAGACCCAGGCGATCGTGGATCAGGCGATTGAATTAATCGAGGTAGAGATAGACCCCTTGCCGGTGGTTTCATCCCCGGTGCAGGCTTGTGAGGATGACGCGCCCAAGGTGCGTGAAACTGGTAACCTGATGGAACATATCAAGGTCCGCAAAGGCGATCTGGCCCAGGGCTTTGCTGACGCGGATTTGGTGATTGAAGAGACCTTTACCACACCCACGATGGACCATGCCTTTATGGAGCCGGAATGCAGTGTGGCTGTGCCCACTGAGGATGGCCGGATGACGGTTTACGTTGCGTCGCAGATCCCATATGAGGATCGGCGGCAGGTGGCGGAGGTCTTGAATTGGCCTTTGGAACAAGTTCACATTGCCGGTCAGACGATGGGCGGCGGTTTTGGCGGCAAGGAGGATATCGCCGGCCAGATCCATGCTGCATTACTGGCGAATGCCACCGGAAGACCTGTGAAGCTGCTCTTTGACCGGCGTGAATCTCTGCTGGTGCATCCTAAACGGCATGCCACGCAGATCACGGTGAAATTGGGCGTGGAGCAGGATGGGCATCTGACGGCAGCCAAGACTTTGCTCTATGGCGATACGGGTGCTTACGCCTCGCTGGGGGATAAGGTGATGACCCGCGCCACAACCCATTCCGCGGGCTGTTATGTCATTCCGCATACCAAGGCGGATTGCTACGCCATGTTTACCAATAACCCACCTTCGGGAGCTTTCCGCGGGTTTGGTGTGATTCAGGCGACCTTTGCTATTGAAAGCATGATGGATATGCTGGCCCGGGAGTTAGGCCTGGATCCCTTTGAATTCCGCCGGATGAATGCCCTGCGAACAGGCACTCGGACCAACACCAACCAGCTGCTGGTCGATAGCGTTGGCCTGGTGGAATGTATCGATAAAGTTGAAGCGAAACTGCATGAGGTCGCTGGCGAATTGCCCTTCGAGCCAGAGCGGATCACCCGTGATGGTGATGAATTTGTGCGCACCTGGGGCGTGGCAGCGGCTTTCAAAAATACCGGCCTGGGCAGCGGAGCGGATGACAGTTCCGGCGCGGTTGTGGAATTGCTGCCAAACGGCCAGTATGATGTACGCTCTTCGGCCGCAGAGTTAGGCCAGGGGTTGGTCACCGTACTGCGGATGATCGTGGCTGAGGAACTGGATGCTGATCCCGCAGATGTGCAGGTGCATGTCATGGATACCGATAATGCACCGGATGGCGGCCCGACCACAGCCTCCCGGCAGACCTATGTCACCGGGAATGCCTCAAAATTTGCGGCTCGAGCTTTTCGCCGGAAAGTCGCGCAGTTCCTCGCTGACCATTATGAGGTGGATGAAGCGGATATCAGCTTTATAGACAGCCGGGTGACCGTTGGCGAGAAATCATTGGACCTGCAGGCTCTTTATCAATTGTTGGTTAGCGAAGGGGTGACGCCCGAAGAAACCTATCGCTACTCCGCCCCGGCAACCGAACCGCTGGGAACGGATGGCGATATCCATTTTGCATTTTCCTTTGCTGTCCAGGCGGTCCAGATTGAGATCAATCTGGGCACAGGAGAAATCAAGGTGCTGCATGTCATCACGGCCAATGATGCCGGGGAAGTGATCAATCCCCTCGGCTTCAACGCACAGATCGAAGGCGGCACGGTGATGGGAGTGGGACATGCGCTGATGGAGGAGGTCCTGCTCGAAGAGGGCCATAACCTCTCGGAGGGTTTCAGGCAATATCACATCCCCGGGATCATGGATACACCAAAAATTGATACCTTCCCTGTGGAAGTTCCGACCAATGACGGACCGTATGGCGCCAAGGGGATTGGCGAGATCGTCAGCATCCCCACGCCGCCGGCCATTGCCAATGCGCTTTATAACGCGATTGGCTTGCGGGTGCACAGTTTGCCGATTAAGGCCGAGACGGTGCAAGAATTCTTGAAGCACTCCAAAGACTAA
- a CDS encoding ABC transporter permease: MNLLVIFRAGLSTGTILLIAAIGEILAERSGVMNLGVEGMMLIGAMAAFKVAHVTQNAWLGLMAGILAGGILSLMHGLVVISLQADQTVSGLSLTFLGTGLALVLGEGLTGLNTPTIPSFSIPLLSKIPYIGPIIFTDFNLLVYVGYLLIPIAWYFIYKTRPGMHMRAVGEKPSAADSLGISVYGTRYLYTFVGGCLAGLAGATISIAISPGWYSSLTTSGQGWIAIALVIFARWNPITAALGGYFFGMLRRFTLDLQGPAMLLGFRNPFFYNHNLVFFLQMVPFLLTIVALVWGSGAARRKRKGTPAALGIPYIRGERGL, encoded by the coding sequence ATGAACTTATTGGTCATATTTCGGGCAGGGCTTTCCACCGGAACAATCCTGCTGATTGCAGCTATCGGCGAAATTCTGGCGGAGCGTTCCGGTGTGATGAACCTTGGTGTGGAAGGGATGATGCTGATTGGCGCTATGGCGGCATTCAAAGTTGCGCATGTCACTCAAAACGCCTGGTTAGGGTTGATGGCGGGGATCCTGGCTGGCGGCATCTTGAGCCTGATGCACGGGCTGGTGGTGATTTCATTACAAGCTGATCAGACGGTTAGCGGCTTGTCGCTGACCTTTTTAGGCACAGGGTTGGCCCTGGTATTGGGTGAGGGACTGACCGGACTGAACACCCCCACGATTCCTAGCTTCTCAATTCCTTTGCTTTCAAAAATTCCCTATATCGGCCCGATTATCTTTACTGATTTCAACTTGCTGGTCTATGTGGGTTATCTGCTGATCCCGATTGCCTGGTACTTCATTTATAAAACCCGGCCAGGGATGCATATGCGGGCTGTGGGTGAGAAACCCTCGGCAGCGGATAGCCTGGGGATCAGTGTGTATGGCACGCGTTATCTCTACACTTTCGTTGGCGGTTGTCTGGCTGGTTTGGCTGGAGCAACCATCAGCATTGCGATCTCTCCCGGTTGGTATAGCAGCCTGACGACTTCCGGGCAAGGCTGGATTGCGATTGCTCTGGTGATCTTTGCCCGTTGGAATCCGATTACGGCTGCCCTGGGTGGTTATTTCTTCGGTATGCTCCGAAGGTTCACTCTGGACCTGCAGGGACCGGCGATGCTGCTTGGTTTCCGCAATCCCTTCTTCTATAACCACAACCTGGTTTTCTTCCTTCAAATGGTGCCCTTCCTTTTGACGATTGTGGCGTTGGTTTGGGGTTCCGGCGCGGCCAGAAGGAAACGGAAGGGTACTCCAGCAGCCTTAGGCATTCCCTATATCCGAGGTGAGCGCGGCCTCTAG